The nucleotide window AACTGTTTCCGTCAGGCACACCGGTTTTGCGGCTGCTGCGCAGCCGAGCGGGAGCAAGCTCCCTCGCCACAAAGGATGGGGGCAGCCTCAGGGACGATGGTCAACCGTGGACGCGAACCCACACGCTGACCAGCACCGTCGCCGCCATCAACCACGCCACCGCCGCGACCGCCAGCGACGCCTCCAGGCGCAGCCGGTCGACCATCACATACAAGGTCGCCAGATACACGAAGTACGGAATGATCGACCACATGCCAAACACGATGGTGGTCTTCAGATCATCCAGCGAACGGCCCTTGCCGACGATGTAGTGAGCGATCAGCGCAAAGGTCGGAAACAGCGGCACCAGGCCTGCGATGTAATAGTTTTTGGTCTTGGCCAGCATGGCGAGGATGATCACCACCACCGCGCCCAGGGTTGCTTTGAGAATCAGGTCCATCAGTGGCTCAGCCCGTATTTCTTCACTTTGTCGAACAGCGTGGTCTTGGCCATCCCCAGTTCCTGGCTGGCCTGGGTCAGGTTGCCGCCGCTGCGCTGCAAGGCGTCGTTGAGCAGGTTGCGTTCGAAGGCTTCCACCGCTTCGGCGAAGGCCAGACCCTGATTACTGCCGCTGGCACCGGATTTTTTGAAGGCCGGCAGGCCCAGGGCGAAACGCTCGGCGACGTTACGCAGCTCGCGGACGTTGCCCGGCCAATCGTGGCTCATCAGGGTCGACAGGGTCTGGTTGTCCAATTCCGGCGCGGTGCGGTCGAAGCGCAGGGACGACTGCTGCAGGAAGTGTTCGAACAGTTGCAGGATGTCTTCGCGGCGTTCGCGCAGCGGCGGCAGTTCCAGAGTCACCACGTTCAGGCGGTAATACAAGTCGCTGCGAAATTCGCCGGCCTTGCTCGATTCATCCAGATCGGACTTGGTCGCGGCGATTACCCGGCAATCCACCGCCACGCTCTGGTTCGACCCCAGGCGTTCGAGAGTGCGTTCCTGCAACACCCGCAGCAGTTTGATCTGCAACGGCAGCGGCATGCTTTCCACTTCGTCGAGGAACAGCGTGCCGCCATCGGCGTGCTCGATCTTGCCGATCCGCCGCTTGCCGGCACCGGTGAAGGCGTTGGCCTCGTGGCCGAAGATTTCGCTTTCGAACAGGTTCTCCGGCAGGCCACCGCAGTTCAGCGCGACGAACTGTTTGGTGTGCCGGCGGCTGAAGTCGTGCAGGCAGCGTGCAACCAGTTCCTTGCCGGTGCCGGTCTCGCCTTCGATCAACAC belongs to Pseudomonas sp. B21-015 and includes:
- a CDS encoding GlpM family protein, producing MLKATLGAVVVIILAMLAKTKNYYIAGLVPLFPTFALIAHYIVGKGRSLDDLKTTIVFGMWSIIPYFVYLATLYVMVDRLRLEASLAVAAVAWLMAATVLVSVWVRVHG
- a CDS encoding sigma-54 dependent transcriptional regulator — translated: MNNDLSVLIVEDDPHVLLGCQQALTLEDIPCIGVGSAEEALERVGDNFAGIVISDIRLPGIDGLELLTRLKARDRSLPVVLITGHGDISMAVGAMQKGAYDFMEKPFSPERLVDVARRALEQRSLAREVSSLRRQLAERDSLEGRIIGRSPAMQNLRELIANVADTSANVLIEGETGTGKELVARCLHDFSRRHTKQFVALNCGGLPENLFESEIFGHEANAFTGAGKRRIGKIEHADGGTLFLDEVESMPLPLQIKLLRVLQERTLERLGSNQSVAVDCRVIAATKSDLDESSKAGEFRSDLYYRLNVVTLELPPLRERREDILQLFEHFLQQSSLRFDRTAPELDNQTLSTLMSHDWPGNVRELRNVAERFALGLPAFKKSGASGSNQGLAFAEAVEAFERNLLNDALQRSGGNLTQASQELGMAKTTLFDKVKKYGLSH